One stretch of Acropora muricata isolate sample 2 chromosome 12, ASM3666990v1, whole genome shotgun sequence DNA includes these proteins:
- the LOC136893786 gene encoding uncharacterized protein has product MTKVSEAYEKLCSALGKASLTRAIKKASSVEQTSHLEGYHSVVNQFCPKMLAFSYLGMLSRTILAALHFNYNLKRGSKTDNEGRPVLYVTYPKFKEGEATVREAKVSINYDYVVDIYDTLTTTPKEELKSLAEELKEEVPAPLHTMLVEKESKEETITKYRQRKEKETVICPPTCTEEELHPTTERTKQKFGFIKRVDKG; this is encoded by the exons ATGACAAAAG TATCAGAGGCATATGAGAAGCTTTGCTCTGCACTAGGAAAGGCAAGCCTTACGAGGGCTATTAAAAAGGCATCTTCTGTGGAGCAGACCAGTCACCTTGAGGGCTACCATTCAGTGGTGAATCAATTTTGCCCAAAGATGCTTGCTTTCTCATATCTTGGAATGCTCAGCAG AACAATATTAGCAGCACTGCATTTTAATTATAACTTGAAGAGGGGAAGCAAGACTGACAATGAAGGAAGACCTGTCTTATATGTGACATACCCCAAATTCAAAGAAGGAGAAGCTACTGTTAGGGAAGCCAAAGTCTCAATAAATTAtg ATTATGTTGTAGACATCTATGATACACTGACTACCACCCCAAAGGAGGAACTTAAGTCATTGGCTGAAGAATTAAAGGAAGAAGTTCCCGCTCCTCTACATACCATGTTGGTTGAAAAGGAAAGTAAGGAAGAGACAATAACAAAATACAGgcagagaaaagagaaagagacaGTAATTTGTCCTCCTACGTGTACag AGGAGGAGCTGCATCCAACTACTGAgaggacaaaacaaaaatttggttttatcaaacgagttgataaaggttga
- the LOC136893338 gene encoding P2X purinoceptor 7-like: MSSSSSSSSSSGSETEEIFNVEGVELSSIVPYEGDLEPLATAEEAAEQEARMAEELEEERRFQARFTREVDASTWCTCSNCSVQFTTKPEECQCCNEIDRCGEVMERFGDSHQCITLHPWFQDVCLNRHVLEVAALGLKTKSGKSYRTLFDQGRRPEAEFFRSVAYRQFTRLLWDFTGRARRYPLPCCSYTKIRKQFPDENGQYHGFEDDDEMT, encoded by the exons ATgtcgtcgtcttcttcttcttccagtTCCTCTGGAAGTGAAACAGAGGAAATTTTTAACGTAGAAGGGGTAGAATTGTCCAGTATCGTTCCTTACGAGGGTGATTTGGAGCCGTTAGCAACCGCAGAAGAAGCGGCCGAGCAAGAGGCAAGAATGGCTGAAGAGCTCGAAGAGGAACGCCGCTTTCAGGCAAGATTCACTCGTGAAGTGGATGCTAGTACATG GTGCACCTGTTCAAATTGCTCTGTTCAGTTTACAACCAAACCAGAAGAGTGCCAGTGCTGCAACGAGATCGATCGTTGTGGCGAGGTTATGGAACGTTTTGGTGATTCTCATCAATGCATAACACTCCACCCCTGGTTCCAGGATGTTTGTCTTAACCGGCACGTCTTGGAAGTAGCCGCTTTGGGTCTCAAAACAAAATCTGGGAAGTCCTATCGAACGTTGTTCGATCAGGGACGCAGACCTGAAGCAGA attttttagatcagtggcaTACCGGCAGTTCACTAGACTACTGTGGGACTTCACTGGAAGGGCAAGACGCTATCCACTCCCATGCTGTTCGTACACAAAAATAAGGAAACAATTCCCAGATGAGAATGGGCAGTACCATGGTTTTGAGGATGATGATGAAATGACATAG